From a single Sporosarcina oncorhynchi genomic region:
- a CDS encoding ATP-dependent helicase — MKDFFNRKMDELHIALNDIQKRAVLQTEGPLLLLACPGSGKTTTMIMRIGYLIEEKNVNPKRIKAITFSKASARDMTDRFKRFFPQHSPVDFSTIHSLGFAITRTYMTKTGVSYELIEGGGKGKPALNKTQMLKTLYKQVLHEDCPEDELNALSTFISSLKNRMTPFKEWESVKGPFDKAGEIALKYEQLKTKEVGHLLLDFDDMLTIAEQAMRVDEQIAEQFRTRYDYVLTDESQDTSLVQHRIIEHLVAHHGNLCVVADDDQSIYTWRGADPAYLLDFKLVYPDAELLMMEQNYRSSKEIVETAATFITRNKDRYAKAMRTDNGSTGPILIKQFDDQKRQLDYITYELLAEQDLKEVAILFRNNASSTLFVNELHRRGIPFYMKDADDKFFSHWVVEDILNFMRLSFNDERKDIFSKIVMKMNLFLSRTMLNEFLNRETTGNVFDAMIDTVHLKSSQIEKLNDYKEVYKKIPTMRPAQVIRMIRYELDYEVAIKSRAEKFGFRFESLLSILDTLEGIASQVRTMVEFANRLKELEEAVQQAKFNPPANALTLSTFHSAKGLEFKRVFMIDLVKGTIPSDEDETPLLLEEARRLFYVGMTRAKERLELLSYRNSNGKTKEDSRFVNEVRGILTKPDQLEHMEKSPVRKPKKVIEVNPNGISDRKELTVGMQVSHHVFGRGEVAELSEEEILIQFGKEEKRLSLELILARRLLEEVDA, encoded by the coding sequence ATGAAAGATTTTTTTAATCGAAAAATGGATGAATTACATATAGCACTAAACGATATTCAAAAAAGGGCTGTTTTGCAAACGGAAGGCCCATTATTGTTGTTAGCTTGCCCAGGATCGGGCAAGACGACAACGATGATCATGCGGATTGGTTACTTGATTGAAGAGAAGAACGTCAATCCGAAACGCATAAAAGCGATCACTTTCAGCAAAGCGTCAGCTCGTGATATGACTGATCGTTTTAAACGATTTTTTCCTCAGCATAGTCCTGTCGATTTCTCAACGATCCACAGCTTAGGATTTGCGATTACACGTACATATATGACTAAAACGGGCGTATCGTATGAATTAATTGAAGGTGGCGGTAAGGGAAAGCCTGCTCTCAATAAAACACAAATGCTGAAAACACTATACAAACAAGTCCTTCATGAAGATTGCCCAGAAGATGAATTAAATGCGCTGTCAACGTTCATCAGTTCACTCAAGAATCGAATGACGCCCTTTAAAGAGTGGGAATCAGTAAAAGGTCCGTTTGACAAAGCTGGAGAGATTGCACTGAAATACGAACAGCTTAAAACAAAAGAAGTGGGGCATCTTTTGCTCGATTTTGATGATATGTTGACGATTGCCGAGCAGGCAATGCGTGTCGATGAGCAGATTGCTGAGCAGTTCCGCACGCGCTATGACTATGTGCTGACAGATGAAAGCCAGGATACTTCCCTCGTTCAGCATCGTATTATAGAACATCTCGTTGCGCATCACGGCAATCTTTGCGTCGTTGCGGACGATGATCAATCGATCTACACATGGCGTGGAGCAGATCCTGCCTATCTACTCGATTTCAAACTCGTATATCCTGATGCGGAACTTTTAATGATGGAACAAAATTATCGTTCATCCAAAGAAATCGTTGAAACGGCTGCAACATTCATTACACGAAATAAAGACCGATATGCAAAAGCAATGCGTACGGACAATGGAAGTACCGGCCCCATCCTCATCAAGCAATTCGATGATCAAAAACGGCAGCTTGACTATATTACATATGAACTGCTCGCGGAACAGGATTTAAAGGAAGTCGCAATTTTATTCCGAAATAATGCGTCATCTACGCTGTTCGTCAACGAATTGCACCGCAGAGGAATTCCTTTTTATATGAAAGATGCAGATGATAAATTCTTTTCGCATTGGGTCGTGGAAGACATCTTGAATTTCATGCGTCTTAGTTTCAATGATGAACGGAAAGATATCTTTTCTAAAATTGTCATGAAAATGAATTTGTTCCTATCCAGAACGATGCTCAATGAATTCCTGAATCGAGAAACAACTGGCAATGTCTTTGATGCAATGATCGATACGGTTCACTTGAAAAGTAGTCAAATTGAAAAATTGAATGACTATAAAGAAGTGTACAAGAAGATACCTACTATGCGTCCAGCGCAAGTAATCCGTATGATCCGCTATGAGCTTGACTATGAAGTAGCGATAAAAAGCCGTGCAGAGAAATTCGGTTTTCGTTTTGAAAGCCTCCTTTCCATTCTGGATACACTTGAAGGAATCGCATCACAAGTGCGGACGATGGTAGAATTTGCAAACCGGTTAAAGGAATTGGAAGAGGCGGTTCAGCAAGCAAAATTCAATCCACCTGCGAATGCATTGACGCTCTCAACATTCCATAGCGCAAAAGGGTTGGAGTTCAAACGTGTGTTCATGATCGACTTAGTGAAAGGGACGATACCTTCAGATGAAGATGAAACCCCGTTACTCCTGGAAGAAGCCCGAAGACTGTTCTATGTCGGCATGACAAGAGCGAAGGAACGATTGGAATTACTGTCCTATCGCAATTCAAACGGCAAAACAAAAGAAGATTCACGATTTGTGAATGAAGTACGTGGGATATTAACAAAGCCTGACCAACTAGAGCATATGGAAAAATCACCCGTTAGAAAACCGAAAAAAGTTATCGAAGTAAATCCAAATGGGATTAGTGATCGGAAAGAGTTGACGGTAGGGATGCAAGTTTCCCATCATGTATTCGGCAGAGGAGAAGTAGCTGAGCTTAGCGAGGAAGAAATTTTAATCCAATTCGGTAAAGAGGAGAAACGACTATCCTTGGAACTGATTTTGGCACGCAGACTTTTGGAAGAGGTGGACGCATGA